The following proteins are co-located in the Pedobacter sp. FW305-3-2-15-E-R2A2 genome:
- a CDS encoding FecR domain-containing protein, translating into MEEDKAHELFNKYRKGETSAEENGLIESWYLNEISKSDPLDQQIDYDFSGERIWAKIQQQRPVKKIRFRLPVRISAAAAVLLIVGSGLFFYLNHKSPVPESTFANDVQPGRNGATLTLANGRKIKLDDAMNGELAKEAGVAITKTADGQLRYEIQNSNGETNAINTISTAKGESYQLRLPDGTLVWLNAGSSLTYTAALNDHGLRKVKLNGEGYFQVAKDKAHPFIVETFNQEIEVLGTHFNVSAYHDEPLIKTTLLEGMVRLNKNEVLKPGEQAINNLGKISVEKVDVTEAVAWKNGKFVFNDESLESIMRKLSRWYDLTIIFKDQNMRNQKFWATITRQDKLSRILQSLEKTNMVKFQLQQRTVTISNPDH; encoded by the coding sequence TGGAAGAGGACAAAGCACACGAATTATTTAATAAATACCGTAAGGGAGAAACTTCTGCGGAAGAAAACGGACTAATTGAAAGTTGGTATCTGAATGAAATCAGCAAATCTGATCCGCTGGATCAGCAAATTGATTATGATTTTTCGGGCGAGAGGATCTGGGCAAAGATTCAGCAGCAGCGGCCTGTTAAGAAAATCAGATTCAGATTGCCTGTCCGCATTTCTGCGGCTGCGGCTGTTCTGTTGATTGTTGGATCAGGATTATTCTTTTATTTAAATCACAAGAGCCCTGTTCCCGAGAGCACTTTTGCGAACGATGTTCAACCGGGAAGAAATGGAGCTACACTTACCCTTGCCAATGGCCGGAAAATTAAGCTGGATGATGCAATGAATGGTGAGCTGGCTAAAGAAGCCGGGGTGGCCATTACAAAGACTGCCGATGGGCAGTTGCGGTATGAAATTCAAAATTCAAATGGGGAAACCAATGCCATAAATACGATTTCCACAGCTAAAGGAGAAAGTTATCAGCTGCGTTTACCTGATGGAACATTGGTGTGGTTAAATGCGGGTTCCAGTTTGACCTATACTGCTGCGTTGAATGATCATGGCCTTCGAAAAGTAAAACTTAATGGCGAAGGCTATTTCCAGGTCGCCAAAGATAAAGCACATCCTTTTATTGTAGAAACCTTTAATCAGGAGATCGAAGTATTGGGTACGCATTTTAATGTTAGCGCCTATCATGACGAACCATTGATAAAAACCACTCTCCTGGAGGGAATGGTAAGGTTAAATAAAAATGAAGTCCTTAAACCTGGTGAACAGGCTATAAATAATTTGGGAAAGATTTCTGTTGAAAAAGTTGACGTGACGGAGGCGGTTGCCTGGAAGAACGGGAAATTTGTATTCAACGATGAAAGCCTGGAAAGTATTATGCGGAAACTATCCCGGTGGTATGACCTGACCATCATTTTTAAAGATCAGAACATGCGGAATCAAAAATTCTGGGCCACCATCACCAGGCAAGATAAGCTTTCCAGAATATTGCAAAGCCTCGAAAAAACCAATATGGTGAAATTTCAGCTTCAGCAACGAACCGTTACAATCAGTAATCCAGATCACTGA